TGACACAAAAAGAGGCAGGCGTACCATTGGAGTTCGTTTTCCCTGAAGAGGGCGGAAACATCGTACCGAACGTAGCTACGCTGGTAAAAGGTTCGAAGAGTCCAAAAGCGGCAAAAGCATTCGTTGATTTCCTTTTGACGGATGAAATTCAAACGATGTACGCAACGAAGCTGTACTACAATCCGGCAACATCTGTGAAGCTGCCGGACGATGTAGCGAAAACATTGGAATTCGATCGTACAAAGGTTGTCAACTTCGACTATAGCGTAGTGAGCAAGGAAACATCTGCTTGGCTGGATCGCTTTAACAAAGAAATCGCACCTAAAACAGGAAAGTAGGTATTTACGTGACCAAGGTGATTGATGTTGAACTGCGCGGCATCATGAAAAAATTTCAAAGCAATGTCGTGGTTCAAAACTTCAACCTGCAGGTGGAGCAAGGCGAATTCATTTCATTCCTCGGCCCATCTGGTTGCGGTAAGACCACGACCTTGAATATGATTGCCGGTTTTTTGGACCCGGATGGCGGGGACCTGTTGATCAAAGGGCAGCGAATGAATGGCGTGCCTCCGTACAAACGGGAGCTGGGCATGGTGTTTCAGACGTACTCATTGTTCCCTCATATGACCGTAGCGGAAAACATCGCCTACGGCTTGAAATTGCGCAAAGTGAACAAGCAAGAAATGCAAGAGCGTGTGAATCGTGTACTTGGGCTGGTCAAGCTGCCAAATGTAGCAGACCGCTATCCGAAACAACTCTCCGGCGGACAACGCCAGCGGATTGCGATTGCACGGGCGCTTGTTATTGAACCGTCTCTCCTGCTTTTGGATGAGCCGCTCAGTAACCTGGATGCCAAACTTCGTGAAGAGCTGCGCGATGAGTTAAAGCGCTTACATCACGAAATTGGGGTTACAACCATTTTCGTTACCCATGACCAAGAAGAGGCGCTAGCACTCTCTGATCGCATCGTGGTCATGAATCACGGATTTGTGGAGCAAATCGGTACACCGCTGGAGATTTACAATCAGCCCGCATCTGAATTCGTGCATACTTTCATCGGTAAGACGAACCGTTTGGAAGGGGAAGTC
This genomic stretch from Brevibacillus brevis harbors:
- a CDS encoding ABC transporter ATP-binding protein, encoding MTKVIDVELRGIMKKFQSNVVVQNFNLQVEQGEFISFLGPSGCGKTTTLNMIAGFLDPDGGDLLIKGQRMNGVPPYKRELGMVFQTYSLFPHMTVAENIAYGLKLRKVNKQEMQERVNRVLGLVKLPNVADRYPKQLSGGQRQRIAIARALVIEPSLLLLDEPLSNLDAKLREELRDELKRLHHEIGVTTIFVTHDQEEALALSDRIVVMNHGFVEQIGTPLEIYNQPASEFVHTFIGKTNRLEGEVIGMDGDVLTLRTTGGMLVKAAKQQRTVALHEKVIIFIRPEKIKLTDTIVSEEANRVKGHLQLASFLGSYTECEVKVGEHTLSAKVQMTDSSVDRQEGQTVYCQWNADDVLVMPAGRG